The Wigglesworthia glossinidia endosymbiont of Glossina morsitans morsitans (Yale colony) genome has a window encoding:
- a CDS encoding iron chelate uptake ABC transporter family permease subunit — MIDLLVLGWISGTLLSLATGFLGSFLIWKKMSYFTDTLSHASLLGIALSIHLKINPMYAVILTMVILTIMLMYIKYIYPYSIDILLNIISYTSLSLGLLISSLSQDSSMNIMHYLFGDFLMISFQDVITIGCGVCIILITILYYWKSFLLISIHSELAHIDGINVFKIQLILMLLIAFTVGLSIKFIGAFTATALFIVPAATARFYAKSPESMVIYAILLSIISITSGFILSVAYDFPSGPSVILCATILFFISIVFKRKNILR; from the coding sequence ATGATTGATCTTTTAGTATTAGGATGGATTTCAGGAACACTGCTATCTTTAGCTACCGGTTTTCTTGGATCTTTTTTAATATGGAAGAAAATGTCTTATTTTACAGACACTTTATCACATGCATCATTACTCGGTATTGCACTTAGCATACATTTAAAAATAAATCCAATGTATGCGGTAATATTAACTATGGTAATTCTTACTATAATGTTAATGTACATTAAATACATATATCCATATTCTATAGATATTTTATTAAATATAATTTCGTATACTTCATTATCTTTAGGATTATTAATATCAAGTTTATCACAAGATAGTAGCATGAATATTATGCATTATCTTTTCGGAGATTTTTTAATGATATCATTTCAAGATGTTATTACTATAGGATGTGGAGTATGTATAATATTAATTACTATTCTATATTATTGGAAGTCTTTTTTGCTGATATCTATACATTCTGAGTTGGCTCACATTGACGGAATCAATGTATTTAAAATACAATTAATTTTAATGTTACTAATAGCATTTACTGTTGGATTGTCAATTAAATTTATTGGTGCTTTTACGGCTACAGCATTATTTATTGTTCCTGCAGCAACTGCTAGATTTTATGCAAAATCTCCAGAAAGCATGGTGATATATGCAATTTTATTAAGTATAATATCAATTACTTCAGGTTTTATATTATCTGTTGCATATGATTTTCCTTCAGGACCATCTGTAATATTATGCGCAACAATTTTATTTTTTATCAGTATTGTATTTAAACGTAAAAATATATTGCGTTAA
- a CDS encoding ATP-binding cassette domain-containing protein, which yields MSLVYLKNISIFFKKKKILDNISFNIDTQKIITLIGPNGAGKSTLARVILGFIKPNSGKLFKKKNLRISYIPQKIYFNVNFPITVENFLNLTINKQHKNIIDLLKQVQSEHLLKQSIHKLSGGEIQKILLARALFNSPHLIVLDEPDQGLDMNGQILLYQLINKIHHIFSCSIFIISHNLHIVMAKTNEVICLNRSILCSGEPKIIYDHPNFIRIFGNFYRKQHAIYWHNHNNENIKK from the coding sequence ATGTCTTTAGTTTACTTAAAAAATATTTCTATTTTTTTCAAAAAAAAAAAAATATTAGATAACATTTCTTTTAATATCGATACTCAAAAAATTATCACCTTAATAGGTCCTAATGGAGCTGGAAAATCAACATTAGCCCGAGTCATATTAGGCTTTATTAAGCCTAATTCTGGTAAATTATTTAAAAAAAAAAATCTACGCATTAGCTATATTCCGCAAAAAATTTATTTTAATGTCAATTTTCCAATTACAGTCGAAAATTTTCTAAATTTAACTATAAATAAACAACATAAAAATATTATAGATCTTTTAAAACAAGTGCAATCTGAACATTTATTAAAACAATCTATACATAAGTTATCTGGAGGAGAAATCCAAAAAATACTACTAGCTCGTGCATTGTTTAATTCTCCACATCTGATAGTGTTAGATGAACCCGATCAAGGATTAGATATGAATGGACAAATATTATTATATCAATTAATTAATAAAATACATCATATTTTTTCTTGTTCTATATTTATAATATCACATAACTTACATATAGTTATGGCAAAAACAAATGAAGTAATTTGTTTAAATCGTTCTATTTTATGCTCTGGAGAACCAAAAATAATTTATGATCATCCAAATTTTATTCGAATATTTGGTAATTTTTATAGAAAACAACATGCTATATATTGGCATAATCATAATAATGAAAATATTAAAAAATAA
- a CDS encoding zinc ABC transporter substrate-binding protein ZnuA, with protein MNFRKKKLLLISKYNFIYKNRYILVLIFFIFSKVSFSSIVTSIRPIGFIAAAIADGILPVEVLLSNNASPHTYHIKPSDILKIKKANILIWVGPELESFIVQASSLLLKEKQIIIAHYNEVIAFLIKNNTCLNINKKSELYNMHIWLSPEIAYVLSKIIYEKILYLIPNSKKQLDINLENFHNKLSQISTLIHKNLDSIKNKKYYVFHDAYSYFEKYFHLMPSGCFMMNPDVSIGAHTLNIIKKKIKTEKIDCIFIEPHMQSKKIISIINHANISIGILDPLGKDIPLDKDSYIKFLLKISNQYIYYLDRGNHE; from the coding sequence ATGAATTTTAGAAAAAAAAAGTTACTTTTAATAAGTAAATACAATTTTATATACAAAAATAGATATATTTTAGTACTTATTTTTTTTATTTTTTCAAAAGTTTCTTTTAGTAGTATAGTAACATCGATTCGTCCAATTGGATTTATTGCTGCTGCAATTGCAGACGGTATACTTCCGGTGGAAGTACTACTTTCTAATAATGCTTCTCCGCATACATATCATATCAAGCCATCTGATATTTTAAAAATAAAAAAAGCAAATATCTTAATATGGGTAGGACCAGAATTAGAATCTTTTATTGTACAAGCATCTTCTTTATTATTAAAAGAAAAACAAATTATTATTGCTCATTATAACGAGGTTATTGCATTTTTAATAAAAAATAATACATGTTTAAATATAAATAAAAAATCAGAACTATATAATATGCATATTTGGTTATCTCCTGAAATTGCATATGTTTTGTCTAAAATAATTTATGAAAAAATATTGTATTTGATACCAAATAGCAAAAAACAATTAGATATTAATTTAGAAAATTTTCATAATAAATTATCTCAAATAAGTACTTTAATTCATAAAAATCTTGATAGCATTAAAAATAAAAAATATTATGTGTTTCATGATGCTTATAGTTATTTTGAAAAATATTTTCATTTAATGCCATCCGGATGTTTTATGATGAATCCAGATGTATCTATAGGAGCGCATACATTAAATATAATTAAAAAAAAAATTAAAACAGAAAAAATCGATTGTATTTTTATTGAACCACATATGCAATCAAAAAAGATTATTTCAATTATCAATCATGCTAATATTTCTATAGGGATATTAGATCCTTTAGGAAAGGATATACCTTTAGACAAAGATAGTTATATTAAATTTTTATTAAAAATATCAAATCAATATATATATTATTTAGATCGAGGAAATCATGA